CGAGGAAACCTCGAATTCCGCTGGATGGCACCACGAACCCGGGCCTTTGTCAATGTCCGTAGCCGGGCGAAATGTGTGAAGCTTGTGCGGTGGAAGACAGATCTGGAGCGGCGCGGCGTAGACCGAGAGTCGGTTCCCCGAAAATGGGTGCGGGCTCATTGCGGCGCTACACGACGACTCGGTTGCGTTGCGCGAAGGGCGGTCCGAACACACCGGCAAATGAAGTGGAAATTTTTGACAGGATTTGTGGACCGAACGCGATTGAGAAGCCGTGCCGGATCGAATGAGGCTCCGGCCACCCGCACGTGTTGCCCCGTGAATTTTGTCGAAGACGCTGCACTCGATCTCGCTATCACCCCGCGCGCGTACTCGCGGGGGGCAGTTGCGCTTAGGTCGAGGCTTCGATGGACGCCAGTTCCGGCTCGATCACGCCCTTCCAGCACCCGGGGCAGATACCGTGGCTGAAGCGCGCCGCCGAGTGCGCGGTGATGTAGGTTTCCACCCGGTGCCAATAGTTCTGGTCGTCGCGCACGGCCTTGCAGTAGCTGCAAATCGGGAGCAAGCCCTTCAATTCCTTCACCTGACCGAGCACGGTTTCCAGATCCCGGACGCGATCGGCCAGCCCGCGCTGGAGCGCCAGGACGCGCTCCCCCACGCGGATGCGCGAGCGCAGTTCTTGCCGGTCGAACGGCTTGGTCACGTAATCGTCCGCGCCGCTCTCCAGCCCGGCCACGATGTCGTCCGACTGCCCGCGCGCGGTCAACAGGATGACGTAGGTGGGGATCGGCTGTGCCAGTGCGCGCACCCGCCGGCACACCTCCGGCCCTTCCAGCCCGGGCATCATCCAGTCGAGGATCGCCAGGTTCGGCGCGTCTTCGGCGAGCAGCGCCGTCCACGCCTCGTTCCCGTCACACGTGACGACGACGTCGTACCCCCACCCCTGTAGGGTGCGCTCCAGGAGCATGCGCGAAACCGGGTCGTCCTCGGCAATGAGCGCGCGCGGCGCGGTTACCACGCGGCGCCCCGGGTGCGCGACGGTTCCGGAGATGCTCCCGCGCGACACGTGTTCGCAGACCGGCCCCGGGTACGGGGGCGGCGGGGGAGAAGCGGGAACGGCGGGTGTGTCTGACATGGGTCTGTATCTCGATCACGAGAACCGGTCCCGCGCGGCGCAAACCAGCGCGACCAGTTACTCAGCTCGGGGCTCTCAACTAACAGTTTGCGGTTCGGCGGTCCCACTCAGGGCGGCCGCTAGCCGGACAACTTCGTGGGACAGGGCCGTCAGCGCCCCCGGTGCCGCGGCCAGGTCGCCGCTCGCGCCGATCTTTTCGAGTACCGCCGCGGCCTCCGCCGTCCCGGTACCGCCCACGTAGCCCGACGCGCCCTTCAGCCCGTGCGCGGCCCGCTGAACGGTGGCGGCGTCGCCGCGGGTCACCGCGTTCTGGAGTTCGTCCAGGAACTTCTGGGAGTCCGCGCAGAACAGCTCCGCGACCTCGGTGAACAGTTCCTCGTCCCCGCCCAGGCGCTCGAGGGCGGCCGCGCGATCGAACGCCGGCGGCAGCCCCCGCGGGGGCGGGGTCGATTCGGTGACCAAGACCGGCGCGGGCGCCGGAACAGCGGCGACCGGGGCGAGGCTGAT
This region of Gemmata massiliana genomic DNA includes:
- a CDS encoding response regulator transcription factor — translated: MSDTPAVPASPPPPPYPGPVCEHVSRGSISGTVAHPGRRVVTAPRALIAEDDPVSRMLLERTLQGWGYDVVVTCDGNEAWTALLAEDAPNLAILDWMMPGLEGPEVCRRVRALAQPIPTYVILLTARGQSDDIVAGLESGADDYVTKPFDRQELRSRIRVGERVLALQRGLADRVRDLETVLGQVKELKGLLPICSYCKAVRDDQNYWHRVETYITAHSAARFSHGICPGCWKGVIEPELASIEAST